The DNA window TCATCCGGAACAAGTGCGTCAACGATGGCACGGTCGGATCGGGGCAAGAGACGCGGAACGCCTCCGCGCTCGAGGACTACTTCGCGGGCTCGGGCGTGTCCTGCGAGCGGTACACGTCGAAGCCGGGGAGGGAAAGCCTCATCGTCCGCATCGAGGGCTCCGATCCGTCGGCCCCGCGGCTCCTCCTCATGGGTCATACCGACGTCGTTCCCGTGAGCGCGGACGGCTGGCGTCGCGATCCTTTCGGGGGCGAGCTCGAGGACGGCATCGTGTGGGGACGCGGGGCCATCGACATGCTCAATCTCACGGCGACCATGGCCGTGGCCACTCGCCAGCTCGCCCGGAGCGACTTCCGCCCGCGGGGCACCCTCATCTATCTGGCGGTGGCCGACGAGGAGGCGGGCGGCACCCACGGCGCCGGCCACCTGGTCGAGCGCGAGCCTCAAGCGGTCAAGACCGACTACGTCATCACCGAGAACGGCGGGGTGCCTATCCCCACGCGCTCCGGCCACGTGCTGACCCTGGGGGTGGGCGAGAAGGGCGCCAACTGGCGGCGGCTCACCGTGGCCGGCACGCCCGGCCATGGCTCGCGTCCCTTCCGCACCGACAACGCGCTGGTGACGGCGGCCGAGGTGGTCCGCCGGATCGGCGGCTATCACCCCAAGGCGCGGATCTTCGACGTGTGGCGCCGCTACGTGGAGGCCCTCGAGCTCGGCCCCGACCTCACGCGCGACCTCACCGATGCCGACCGCGTCCTCGAGTCGGCCCGCGAGCTCGACAACCTGGCTCTGGCCCGGGAGGCCCACGCCTGCACCCACACCACCTTCTCGCCCAACGTCATTCACGGCGACGTGAAGACCAACGTCATCCCCGACCGTGTCGAGATCGACGTGGATATCCGCGCCCTGCCAGGCGTGACGCCGGAGGAGGTCGATGCCATGCTCGCGGAAGCCCTCGGAGAGCTGGCGTCTCGCGTGACGATCACGCATGGGCGCGCCGAGCCCGGATCGCTCAGCTCGCCGGATACGCCGCTCTTCGATTCCGTGAGGCGGATCGCGGAAAAACTCCTGCCCGGCAGCCGCGTGGTTCCGCGGCTGACCACCGGCGGCACCGACGGCAAGTTCTTCCGCTGGCGGAACATTCCCGCCTACGGCTTCGGCTTGCACTCCCTGCGCATCCCGCACACGGAGTATCCGATCATGTTTCACGGCCGCAACGAGCGCGTCGACACGGAGAGCCTCAAGCTCTCCGCCATGATGTGGGAGGCCCTGTGCCGGGACTTCCTGGCCTGAGCGCCTCTGTCCACCGGGTCCGGGGGGGAGCGCCGGCTG is part of the Candidatus Methylomirabilota bacterium genome and encodes:
- a CDS encoding M20/M25/M40 family metallo-hydrolase, with the translated sequence MSDGRAIEAEATELLRTLIRNKCVNDGTVGSGQETRNASALEDYFAGSGVSCERYTSKPGRESLIVRIEGSDPSAPRLLLMGHTDVVPVSADGWRRDPFGGELEDGIVWGRGAIDMLNLTATMAVATRQLARSDFRPRGTLIYLAVADEEAGGTHGAGHLVEREPQAVKTDYVITENGGVPIPTRSGHVLTLGVGEKGANWRRLTVAGTPGHGSRPFRTDNALVTAAEVVRRIGGYHPKARIFDVWRRYVEALELGPDLTRDLTDADRVLESARELDNLALAREAHACTHTTFSPNVIHGDVKTNVIPDRVEIDVDIRALPGVTPEEVDAMLAEALGELASRVTITHGRAEPGSLSSPDTPLFDSVRRIAEKLLPGSRVVPRLTTGGTDGKFFRWRNIPAYGFGLHSLRIPHTEYPIMFHGRNERVDTESLKLSAMMWEALCRDFLA